A genomic window from Montipora capricornis isolate CH-2021 chromosome 8, ASM3666992v2, whole genome shotgun sequence includes:
- the LOC138060400 gene encoding hemagglutinin/amebocyte aggregation factor-like gives MKGNKLAFFLLLVLAFEILFFTATEANPFWTRRRRRRRCSSSRPAGVAWVNGWQQYFNFKCQNNYSITGWRSIHRNCKEDRIHYFQCSYGPMNYQEKHCSHTANYVNAYDGDLSFKCSHNGFIAGVRSSYSSHHKDRKFSFRCCHKPGYCATTCKFTNLLNNWDQEINYSVPSGYYLVGAHSTHHNHYEDRRWKFEICSFTKSDHCTKK, from the exons atgaaaggaaacaaacttGCTTTCTTTTTGCTGCTAGTGCTTGCGTTTGAGATTCTGTTTTTTACAGCTACTGAAGCTAACCCCTTTTGGACTCGTCGTCGACGTCGACGTCGATGCAGCTCGTCTCGCCCTGCAGGCGTTGCATGGGTCAACGGGTGGCAACAGTATTTCAATTTCAAGTGTCAAAACA ATTACTCTATAACAGGCTGGCGCAGCATCCACCGAAACTGCAAGGAAGATCGCATCCATTACTTTCAATGCTCGTATGGTCCGATGAACTACCAAGAGAAACACTGTTCTCACACAGCAAACTACGTAAACGCATATGATGGAGACCTGTCGTTCAAATGCTCTCACAATGGCTTTATCGCTGGGGTCAGAAGCTCCTACAGTAGCCACCATAAAGATCGCAA gtTTTCGTTTCGCTGTTGTCATAAGCCTGGTTATTGTGCAACTACCTGCAAATTCACGAACCTGCTGAACAACTGGGATCAAGAAATCAACTACAGTGTTCCTTCGGGCTATTACTTGGTGGGAGCTCACAGCACACATCATAATCACTATGA GGACCGGAGGTGGAAGTTTGAGATCTGCAGTTTTACCAAAAGTGACCATTGCACGAAAAAATGA
- the LOC138060401 gene encoding uncharacterized protein isoform X1, which translates to MAKEVGYPLDILYEINFDALENPTWRTQEGQIETVEEMISDIMKNHKRWKQGENNYDKKLVEEVKDKFLLEFITHVNKEEEHGVLTVEETFNILRSPAHLLKRSQSIEERETMNLESAYLSLLEITGKESPSDYGLLEASLLEETHKLILQGIPPSKKNQTKPGQMSGKRRVTEFKGKMYEYPQHEDVKNEVNKLLDKYNFLFDACSKHGLNEEKDYYNFFKLCAWLLFELLDLHPFSDGNGRLCRILGSYVLSSFTPFPTPIYNVWTKSCKDDYKQALVDAREKHNRQPRALATMIIECSWCGWRNFLKELDEG; encoded by the coding sequence ATGGCTAAAGAAGTTGGTTATCCTCTCGATATCTTGTATGAAATTAATTTCGACGCGTTAGAAAACCCAACATGGCGTACACAGGAAGGGCAAATTGAGACGGTTGAAGAAATGATTTCTGATATCATGAAGAATCATAAGAGGTGGAAGCAAGGAGAGAATAACTATGACAAGAAGCTGGTTGAAGAGGTGAAAGACAAGTTTTTACTCGAGTTTATCACTCATGTTAACAAAGAAGAAGAGCATGGGGTCTTAACTGTCGAAGAAACCTTTAATATTCTCAGGAGTCCCGCGCATCTCTTGAAACGTTCCCAATCAATCGAAGAAAGGGAAACCATGAACTTAGAAAGCGCTTATTTGTCTTTGCTTGAGATAACAGGGAAAGAAAGTCCGAGTGATTATGGGCTCTTGGAAGCCAGCTTATTGGAAGAAACTCACAAACTTATTTTACAAGGCATTCCACCATCAAAGAAGAATCAAACGAAGCCTGGGCAAATGAGTGGAAAAAGAAGAGTAACGGAATTTAAGGGAAAAATGTACGAATATCCACAGCACGAAGATGTAAAAAATGAGGTGAATAAATTACTTgacaaatataattttttattcGATGCCTGCAGCAAACATGGACTCAACGAAGAAAAAGACTATTACAATTTCTTCAAATTATGTGCCTGGTTGCTTTTTGAACTTCTCGATCTGCATCCATTTTCAGATGGAAATGGTAGACTATGCCGTATCCTTGGCAGCTACGTGCTGTCGTCATTCACACCATTCCCAACACCCATCTATAATGTGTGGACCAAATCCTGTAAAGATGATTACAAGCAAGCACTGGTAGATGCAAGGGAGAAACACAATAGGCAACCACGGGCCCTAGCTACCATGATCATCGAGTGCAGCTGGTGTGGCTGGAGAAATTTCCTCAAAGAACTAGATGAAGGTTGA
- the LOC138060401 gene encoding uncharacterized protein isoform X2 gives MAKEVGYPLDILYEINFDALENPTWRTQEGQIETVEEMISDIMKNHKRWKQGENNYDKKLVEEVKDKFLLEFITHVNKEEEHGVLTVEETFNILRSPAHLLKRSQSIEERETMNLESAYLSLLEITGKESPSDYGLLEASLLEETHKLILQGIPPSKKNQTKPGQMSGKRRVTEFKGKMYEYPQHEDVKNEMEMVDYAVSLAATCCRHSHHSQHPSIMCGPNPVKMITSKHW, from the exons ATGGCTAAAGAAGTTGGTTATCCTCTCGATATCTTGTATGAAATTAATTTCGACGCGTTAGAAAACCCAACATGGCGTACACAGGAAGGGCAAATTGAGACGGTTGAAGAAATGATTTCTGATATCATGAAGAATCATAAGAGGTGGAAGCAAGGAGAGAATAACTATGACAAGAAGCTGGTTGAAGAGGTGAAAGACAAGTTTTTACTCGAGTTTATCACTCATGTTAACAAAGAAGAAGAGCATGGGGTCTTAACTGTCGAAGAAACCTTTAATATTCTCAGGAGTCCCGCGCATCTCTTGAAACGTTCCCAATCAATCGAAGAAAGGGAAACCATGAACTTAGAAAGCGCTTATTTGTCTTTGCTTGAGATAACAGGGAAAGAAAGTCCGAGTGATTATGGGCTCTTGGAAGCCAGCTTATTGGAAGAAACTCACAAACTTATTTTACAAGGCATTCCACCATCAAAGAAGAATCAAACGAAGCCTGGGCAAATGAGTGGAAAAAGAAGAGTAACGGAATTTAAGGGAAAAATGTACGAATATCCACAGCACGAAGATGTAAAAAATGAG ATGGAAATGGTAGACTATGCCGTATCCTTGGCAGCTACGTGCTGTCGTCATTCACACCATTCCCAACACCCATCTATAATGTGTGGACCAAATCCTGTAAAGATGATTACAAGCAAGCACTGGTAG